The genomic segment CCGCGTTGTGGCGGCGGTCAGGCTTAGGCGGAGTTCTTCCGCAGGGATACCCACCTTTGCCCCTTCGCCAAACCCCTGTGCCGCCTCTGCAATATGGGGGAGTTCTGAGGCGCTGCTATCCAACAGTTGATTGTAATAGCCATTCTGGGAATAAATAATATGAGTCACCGCCTCACTGATAGACCATGTGGGCGTGTTGGGTGCAATGTATGCCACTTGGGCATCGGTCAGCCCATTCAGCAGGCGGCGAAAGGCAGCGCGGATGCTCCGAAAGGTGTCAATCACATCTGTCAGAGGGTAACGACTGGATGCCTCTAGCCATGTAATCTTTTTTGTGAAGGCATCAAAAATGAGTTCATTAAATGGTTTTTGATCGATGATCATTCAGAGAGTCCTCAGCGTGTTTTCAAATACTTTAAGCTACTGGCGATTTCTTCATTGATCTCTTTACGTCGTTCTGGTGGGGCGCTCATCACAATCTGCGAAGCAAGGCCTCCACCTAAACCGACATAGGTGATTTTCACCGGGTTATCCACCCCTTTCAACTCTTTCACATCGACGAGATTTGCCAGCGGAATAAGAATCATCGGATCGGCGCGGGGAATCAGAGCGATCTCACGGCTGTTGATCAGTAGTTCGCCGGCAACCCCTGACCCACGCATCCCATTGAACCAGTGGTAATGCTCGCCC from the Anaerolineales bacterium genome contains:
- a CDS encoding DinB family protein, producing the protein MIIDQKPFNELIFDAFTKKITWLEASSRYPLTDVIDTFRSIRAAFRRLLNGLTDAQVAYIAPNTPTWSISEAVTHIIYSQNGYYNQLLDSSASELPHIAEAAQGFGEGAKVGIPAEELRLSLTAATTRIEFAFSQTLGKADLTKTTTNTLFGEVNYAAWLLLMSAHEVDHYRQAAVMRRLARAAYPA